From a single Bacillus sp. NEB1478 genomic region:
- a CDS encoding methyltransferase domain-containing protein codes for MNGEEFDELVSFFDSMARTSWLKKIHESLKETTGSWNGKDVLDVGCGTGRLLLRGAEEANKLVGVDLSSEMVKASIQQFFYHELSGKSEFLIADAEKLPFNAHSFDLGISTCVMFLLPHPEQGIKEIHRVLKQGGQIAMLNPTEKMSQETAAQYGKENGISGFERTALLKWSNVSTKRHRYTTDEMTELLEKLHFTEISHKEVLGGLAIITIAKKKQNIPS; via the coding sequence ATGAACGGCGAGGAATTTGATGAGCTTGTTTCTTTCTTTGACAGTATGGCGAGAACTTCATGGCTCAAAAAAATTCATGAATCATTAAAAGAAACAACGGGATCGTGGAATGGGAAAGATGTTTTAGATGTAGGCTGTGGAACAGGGAGACTTTTGCTGCGAGGAGCGGAAGAGGCTAATAAATTAGTCGGTGTCGATCTTTCATCAGAGATGGTAAAAGCAAGTATCCAGCAATTTTTTTATCATGAATTAAGCGGCAAAAGTGAGTTTTTAATAGCTGACGCAGAGAAACTGCCTTTTAATGCTCACTCCTTTGATCTTGGAATATCGACATGTGTAATGTTCTTATTGCCTCATCCTGAACAAGGAATTAAAGAAATACACCGCGTGTTGAAACAAGGAGGGCAGATCGCAATGCTCAATCCTACAGAAAAAATGAGTCAGGAAACAGCAGCACAATATGGAAAAGAAAATGGAATTTCTGGCTTTGAGAGAACAGCTCTGTTGAAATGGTCGAATGTCAGTACGAAAAGACACAGATATACTACGGATGAAATGACTGAGCTCCTTGAGAAACTGCATTTTACTGAAATAAGTCACAAAGAAGTACTTGGGGGACTCGCTATTATTACAATTGCAAAGAAAAAGCAGAACATCCCATCTTAA
- a CDS encoding NFACT RNA binding domain-containing protein, giving the protein MSFDGIMTRAIAKQLQETLTSGRISKVYQPHKTDLVFTIRANGRNHKLLLSANPSFARIHLTEHQYENPDTPPMFCMLLRKHLESAFIESIEQLDMERMIKITVKNRDEIGDETTKVLYVEIMGRHSNIILTDEKTGKIIDSIKHIPSFQNRHRTILPGFSYVLPPAQEKVNPFSIHSKEEFISKINWNEGKLDKQIVSTFSGLSPLIAKEIVCRAGLSVKEKVAESFLSIITQLNDDRYEPQMITNDTKEYFSIIELNHVTGEVKRFDDVSRLLDRYYYGKADRDRIKQQANDLEKYLSNEYDKIAKKIGKLNKELEQTVNAEEFQKKGELLTAYMYLAKKGDKEIEVEDYFTEEQPIIKIELDPLKNPADNAQSYFKKYAKLKKSVSIIKDQIDKSGEELLYFERLIVQMDSASMKDVEEIREELSEGGYLKHRQSKQKKKQKSIPKPEQFVSTDGTEILVGKNNKQNDYLTFKLSRANETWLHTKDIPGSHVVIKSDSPSETALTEAAVLAGFYSKAKNSSSVPVDFTLIKHVKKPNGSKPGFVIYDNQQTLYVTPDEDVVWKLKK; this is encoded by the coding sequence AGCCGCACAAAACGGATCTCGTTTTTACAATTCGCGCGAATGGAAGAAATCACAAATTATTATTATCGGCAAACCCATCATTCGCCCGTATTCATTTAACAGAACATCAATACGAGAACCCAGACACACCTCCTATGTTTTGTATGCTATTAAGAAAACATTTGGAAAGTGCATTCATAGAATCTATTGAGCAGCTCGATATGGAGAGAATGATCAAAATCACTGTAAAAAACAGAGATGAGATCGGTGATGAGACAACAAAAGTTCTTTATGTGGAAATTATGGGGAGACACAGCAACATCATTTTAACCGATGAAAAAACAGGAAAAATTATAGACAGTATTAAGCATATACCTAGTTTTCAAAACCGTCATCGTACGATATTGCCTGGTTTCTCTTACGTACTTCCTCCTGCACAAGAAAAAGTAAATCCTTTTTCGATACACTCCAAAGAAGAATTTATCTCCAAGATAAATTGGAACGAAGGAAAACTAGATAAGCAGATCGTTTCCACGTTCAGCGGCCTTTCTCCTCTTATCGCTAAAGAAATCGTATGCAGGGCGGGACTTTCAGTAAAAGAAAAAGTAGCAGAATCTTTCCTTTCAATTATCACGCAGCTTAACGATGATCGATATGAACCTCAGATGATTACGAATGATACAAAAGAATATTTTTCTATCATTGAACTAAATCATGTAACAGGAGAGGTAAAAAGGTTTGATGACGTAAGCCGCTTGCTTGACCGTTATTATTATGGCAAGGCGGACCGTGACCGTATAAAACAGCAAGCAAACGATTTGGAAAAGTATTTGTCTAATGAGTACGATAAAATCGCAAAGAAAATCGGCAAACTAAATAAAGAGCTGGAGCAAACCGTAAACGCAGAAGAATTTCAAAAAAAAGGTGAACTCTTAACAGCTTATATGTATTTAGCAAAAAAAGGCGATAAGGAAATAGAGGTTGAAGACTATTTCACAGAGGAACAGCCAATTATAAAAATAGAACTCGATCCTCTTAAAAATCCTGCTGATAATGCACAATCGTATTTTAAAAAATATGCCAAACTTAAAAAATCCGTTTCTATCATTAAAGATCAAATCGATAAATCAGGAGAAGAACTTCTTTATTTTGAACGTCTGATTGTTCAAATGGATTCGGCATCTATGAAAGACGTAGAGGAAATTCGCGAAGAACTTAGCGAAGGCGGATATTTGAAGCATAGACAATCAAAACAAAAGAAAAAACAAAAATCCATTCCAAAGCCTGAACAGTTTGTCTCTACAGATGGAACAGAAATACTTGTCGGCAAGAATAACAAGCAAAATGATTATTTAACTTTCAAGTTATCCAGAGCAAATGAGACATGGCTTCATACGAAAGATATACCTGGTTCACATGTTGTGATCAAATCGGATTCTCCGAGTGAAACAGCCTTAACGGAAGCAGCTGTTTTAGCTGGATTTTATAGTAAAGCGAAAAACTCCAGTTCAGTTCCTGTAGACTTCACTTTGATTAAACATGTTAAAAAGCCAAATGGTTCTAAACCCGGATTTGTTATATATGATAATCAGCAAACGCTTTATGTCACTCCAGATGAAGATGTCGTTTGGAAACTGAAGAAATAA